The following are from one region of the Aspergillus luchuensis IFO 4308 DNA, chromosome 4, nearly complete sequence genome:
- a CDS encoding uncharacterized protein (COG:S;~EggNog:ENOG410Q29G;~SECRETED:SignalP(1-21)), whose protein sequence is MNLKHLLLFSTTLAPISLTLANPNPNPVAPRSPQSTGLLSDLPSLIDNLKELLSQDTVDNLETIVKGAAVLLGGDTPQNLQKLLSSSNIDKLQNIIDNADLLLTTSFVNETSELIGDALPLVTDVSALLTAIMKTA, encoded by the exons ATGAATCTCaaacacctcctcctcttcagcaCCACCCTCGCTCCAATCTCCCTTACCCTCGCcaatcccaaccccaacccggTCGCACCCCGAAGCCCCCAATCTACAGGCCTACTATCCGACCTCCCGTCCCTCATCGACAACCTAAAGGAACTCCTCAGTCAAGACACAGTCGATAACCTGGAAACGATCGTCAAAGGGGCAGCAGTGCTACTGGGCGGTGATACGCCTCAGAATCTGCAAAAGTTGTTGTCGAGTAGCAATATCGACAAGTTGCAGAATATTATCGATAACGCGGACTTATTGTTGACGACGTCGTTTGTTAATGAGACGAGTGAGTTGATTGGGGATGCGTTGCCG TTGGTAACTGATGTATCGGCATTATTGACGGCTATTATGAAGACTGCATGA
- a CDS encoding oxygenase MpaB family protein (COG:S;~EggNog:ENOG410Q2VJ;~InterPro:IPR018713;~PFAM:PF09995) encodes MDEKAAAAASDRISPVSSQTTTVTTNHLEALDKLEILPQILQEGILFAGSGAALLLQAAYPNIKSAFEEANKTKTESITPANTSTDSNLANDLSNTLQTALSYIACLVFGTKEEKKLLLDLLQKDNAPLPTKLPCDPYIQLWLTATLYATATDFYQRIYGRVDYRTAEKAYIEFTTILSCLNIAKDVWPPTRQAFWTYWDDQIERLNVSGDAHLFAKDLLSRTDFPRWVTTVKPLLRVITIEMLPPRIREAYGLKSSVKTRGLYRGTMGFSVAVYPALPASIRGYPLRYYLGELKAKLNA; translated from the coding sequence ATGGACGAAaaagccgccgccgcagcatCAGACCGCATCTCCCCGGTCTCCTcccaaaccaccaccgtGACCACCAACCATCTCGAAGCCCTCGATAAGCTCGAAATCCTCCCTCAAATCCTCCAAGAAGGCATCCTCTTCGCCGGCTCTGGCGccgctctcctcctccaagcgGCCTACCCTAACATCAAATCCGCCTTCGAGGAGGCCAACAAAACCAAGACCGAAAGTATCACTCCagccaacaccagcaccgaCAGCAACCTCGCCAACGACCTCAGCAACACCCTCCAAACTGCTCTCAGCTACATTGCCTGCCTTGTCTTCGgcaccaaagaagagaagaaactccttctcgacctccTTCAAAAAGACAACGCCCCTCTCCCCACCAAACTTCCCTGCGACCCCTACATCCAGCTCTGGCTCACAGCCACCCTCTACGCAACCGCTACCGACTTCTACCAGCGCATCTACGGCCGCGTTGATTACCGCACCGCCGAGAAAGCCTATATCGAGTTTACTACGATCTTGTCCTGTCTCAACATCGCCAAGGACGTCTGGCCGCCCACTCGCCAGGCGTTCTGGACGTACTGGGATGACCAGATCGAGCGGTTGAATGTCAGCGGGGATGCGCATCTCTTTGCAAAGGATCTTCTGAGTCGGACGGATTTCCCTCGCTGGGTTACGACCGTGAAGCCTCTGCTGAGGGTCATTACGATTGAGATGCTCCCGCCTCGGATTCGCGAGGCGTATGGGCTCAAGTCGTCGGTCAAGACGAGGGGGTTGTATCGCGGGACAATGGGGTTCTCGGTCGCGGTGTATCCGGCGCTGCCTGCTTCGATAAGAGGATATCCGTTGAGGTATTATTTGGGGGAGTTGAAGGCGAAGTTAAACGCTTAG
- a CDS encoding amphiphysin (BUSCO:EOG09262PPU;~COG:T;~EggNog:ENOG410QE91;~InterPro:IPR004148,IPR027267,IPR036028,IPR001452;~PFAM:PF03114,PF00018,PF14604,PF07653;~go_component: GO:0005737 - cytoplasm [Evidence IEA];~go_function: GO:0005515 - protein binding [Evidence IEA]), with protein sequence MSLKGFQKSIVRAPQQFKAKFNIGEHTKDPVYLDAERRFQELEKETKKLHDESKKYFDAINGMLNHQIGFSKAMTELYKPISGRASDPSSYTIEGNPEGIRACEEYEAIVRDLQESLVPELEMIDTRVISPAQQLLEVIKVIRKVAVKRDHKKLDYDRHKNSLKKLQDKKDKSLKDEKALYKAENDVEQATQDYNYYNDLLKDELPKLFALEAEFIRPLFQSFYYMQLNVFYTLHERMQGINIGYFDLNLDIEEAFENKRGDVKERAEELSIVHFKATGGRKPGSKLTPKDKLAQEGKSGYASRQRDPDVVENPPPPYSATAGSSFTAAAKSKPAPPPPKPKPARFSAPVETVTALYDYEAQAHGDLSFSAGDVIEITQRTDNQNEWWSGRVDGREGQFPANYVQLN encoded by the exons ATGAGTTTGAAGGGCTTTCAGAAGAGCATTGTCCGCGCTCCACAACAGTTCAAGGCCAAGTTCAATATTGGCGAGCATACAAAGGACCCCGTCTACCTGGACGCTGAGCGGCGGTTTCAAGAACTCGAAAAGGAGACCAAGAAACTGCACGATGAGTCCAAGAAGTACTTCGATGCCATCAATG GCATGTTGAACCACCAGATCGGTTTCTCCAAAGCGATGACGGAACTCTACAAACCCATCTCCGGTCGTGCTTCCGACCCTAGCTCCTATACAATCGAGGGCAATCCGGAGGGTATCCGGGCATGTGAGGAATACGAGGCGATTGTGCGGGACCTCCAAGAATCGCTGGTGCCCGAGTTAGAGATGATCGACACCCGCGTCATCAGCCCTGCACAGCAGCTATTGGAGGTAATCAAGGTGATCCGCAAAGTCGCGGTGAAGCGAGACCACAAGAAATTGGACTACGACCGCCACAAGAACTCGCTCAAGAAGCTGCAGGATAAAAAGGACAAGTCgctgaaggatgagaaggcgcTCTACAAGGCTGAAAATGATGTGGAGCAAGCGACACAGGATTACAACTACTACAATGATCTGCTCAAGGACGAGCTGCCCAAGCTGTTCGCCCTGGAGGCCGAGTTCATTCGGCCTCTGTTCCAGTCCTTCTACTACATGCAACTGAACGTCTTCTACACACTACACGAGCGAATGCAGGGCATCAATATTGGCTACTTCGATCTGAATCTGGACATCGAGGAAGCGTTCGAGAACAAGCGCGGAGACGTCAAGGAACGCGCCGAGGAGCTCAGCATCGTCCACTTCAAAGCTACGGGCGGACGTAAACCCGGCTCGAAGCTCACCCCCAAGGACAAATTGGCGCAAGAGGGCAAGAGTGGTTACGCCTCACGTCAGCGTGATCCCGATGTTGTCGAGAACCCCCCGCCGCCTTACTCTGCCACTGCAGGCAGCAGCTTTACCGCCGCAGCAAAGAGCAAGCCCgcccctccgccgccgaagccaAAGCCCGCTCGATTCAGCGCTCCCGTCGAAACGGTCACGGCACTATATGACTATGAGGCCCAGGCGCACGGCGATCTCAGCTTTTCCGCCGGTGATGTCATCGAGATCACACAGCGAACGGATAACCAGAATGAGTGGTGGAGCGGCCGTGTTGACGGACGAGAGGGACAATTTCCTG CAAACTACGTCCAGCTGAACTAG
- a CDS encoding uncharacterized protein (COG:S;~EggNog:ENOG410PXTB;~InterPro:IPR022185;~PFAM:PF12505;~TransMembrane:1 (i64-88o)), with translation MDEKKTYLTSKEAKYALGIHRGPLPTEGLEIEHVETAHSISLEPVKRTRSQTLRRHWARFWCCYAFWGIIFLAIFLPIFFCLIIPAIAQRVLDNGTLVLVHADVLQPRPNSIQLSIISALDLPISFPVRMNNLTLSLFNRFLPENNTWAKLYMDGATINGNTTLSVDDQFTPLDVYQWTQYVRSVVFEPHAPLSVKAPVTAYIGKLKSKITLNKDIKQNTLNSFAGFSISDPKLLLPAESDGTNLIANATLPNPSVMTLEIGNTTMNLLSGNLTLGNCTLNNLVLRPGNHSTPVRGILDLGKLIENIGPILSEQSDSIKEGYLSLTTVGANVEYEGVQVPYYTEVMKNLTMTAKVPLGSLISNTLSGILHPNGTNVFAGLNMTTDSGETFTVGEDKADSDGASLGRRALEMLGQEEKRTGVVDVLKALMKKGAYEI, from the exons atggacgagaagaaaacCTATCTTACCTCCAAGGAGGCCAAATACGCCCTGGGTATCCATCGTGGTCCTCTGCCCACTGAAGGCCTGGAAATTGAACATGTTGAGACGGCCCATTCCATCTCGTTGGAGCCGGTAAAGCGTACGCGATCGCAAACTTTGCGTCGCCATTGGGCTCGGTTCTGGTGCTGCTATGCATTTTGGGGCATTATCTTCCTGGCGATTTTTCTGCCCATTTT CTTTTGCTTGATTATTCCCGCCATTGCCCAGCGAGTCCTGGACAATGGTACTCTCGTCCTCGTTCACGCCGACGTGCTCCAACCACGCCCCAATTCCATCCAGCTCAGCATCATTTCTGCCCTGGACTTGCCCATCAGTTTCCCTGTGCGCATGAATAACTTGACACTTTCCCTCTTCAATCGCTTTCTCCCGGAGAACAACACCTGGGCAAAGCTGTACATGGACGGCGCTACAATCAATGGGAACACAACCCTCAGCGTGGATGACCAATTTACTCCCTTGGATGTCTACCAATGGACGCAATATGTTCGCAGTGTGGTCTTCGAGCCTCATGCTCCATTGTCCGTCAAGGCTCCCGTCACTGCTTACATCGGGAAGCTGAAGTCCAAGATCACATTGAACAAGGACATTAAGCAAAACA CCCTCAACTCCTTTGCCGGCTTTTCCATCTCTGATCCAAAACTACTTCTCCCCGCCGAATCCGACGGTACCAACTTGATCGCCAACgccaccctccccaacccgTCCGTGATGACCCTTGAAATC GGCAACACCACTATGAACCTCCTCAGCGGCAACCTCACCCTCGGAAATTGCACTCTCAACAACCTCGTGCTTAGACCAGGCAACCACTCCACACCCGTACGAGGGATATTGGATCTCGGCAAACTCATCGAAAACATCGGACCTATACTAAGTGAACAAAGCGACTCCATCAAAGAAGGCTACCTGAGTCTCACGACCGTCGGTGCGAACGTCGAGTACGAGGGCGTTCAGGTCCCGTACTACACGGAGGTCATGAAGAATCTGACCATGACGGCGAAAGTGCCGCTAGGGTCGCTGATCAGCAACACCCTAAGCGGCATCTTGCATCCCAATGGAACCAATGTTTTCGCGGGGCTAAACATGACTACTGATAGTGGGGAGACGTTTACAGTTGGTGAGGACAAGGCGGATAGTGATGGAGCGTCGTTGGGGCGAAGGGCATTGGAGATGCTGGGgcaagaggagaagaggactGGAGTGGTCGATGTCTTGAAggctttgatg